The DNA region CTGGCCTGCACGCGCGTGGGCGCCCCCCACAGCGTCACCGCCGCGGCCAGGCAGTAGTAGCCAATATCCATCACGGAGCCATTCGACCAGCGCGGGTCGAAGGTATTCGGGTTTTCACCGTTGAGATAGCGCGGATAGCGTGACGAGTACTGGCAGTAGCTCAGCAGCGCTTTTCGCAACTGACCGACATCAGGCAGCGCCTGCCGGAGCCGCTGGAAGTTGGGCAGGCTGGCGGTCTTGAATGCCTCAAACAGCACGACCTGATGCTCACGGGCGCAGGCGATCATCTGCTCCACCTCTGCCAGATTCGACGCCAGCGGCTTTTCGCAAATGACATGCTTGCCGTGCGACATAAACAGCAGCGCCTGCTGACAGTGCAGGGCGTTGGGGCTGGCCAGATAGACCGCATCGATTTCCGGGCAGGCGGCCAGCGCATCCAGCGAGGTAAAGGTCTGCTGGCAGGGATAGTCGGCAACAAAGGCGTCGGCCTGTGACTGGCTGCGTGAATACACCGCGTGCAGCCTCATCGCGCCGGTTTCATGAGCGGCATCAATAAACTGGCGTGTAATCCAATTTGTTCCCACAATGGCAAAACGAATCACGTCATCTCTCCGGCGGCAGTAAAACGGCAGAGTAACATCTCCGCCGCGTTGCGCAATGGCAGCGGGCGGGCAGAGCGTGATCCTGCGATCTGCATTCCACTACTATGCAGACGCGACGATTTTCAGGCCTCAACCAGGGAGCGCAGGTGAAAGCAAGTAAGCACGCATTAAACTGGACCACACTCTTGATCGCCATTCCGGTCGGCTGCGCGGCGTCGCTGGTTACGCTGGCGTTTCGCGGCGTGATTGAGCTGATCAACCATCTGTTGTTTGCCCGCAGCGGCGACATTACCGACTCCCTCGCGCTCTGGCCGTGGATCTTCTGGCCGCTGCTGGTGGGGGCGGGCGGCGTGCTGGCCGGCTTTTTTCTGCGTTATGCGGTCGCCCTTGAACAGCAGCAGACGATTAAGACCGATTACCTGGAAGTGATCAATGCCCGGCTCGAT from Pantoea deleyi includes:
- a CDS encoding Gfo/Idh/MocA family protein; this encodes MIRFAIVGTNWITRQFIDAAHETGAMRLHAVYSRSQSQADAFVADYPCQQTFTSLDALAACPEIDAVYLASPNALHCQQALLFMSHGKHVICEKPLASNLAEVEQMIACAREHQVVLFEAFKTASLPNFQRLRQALPDVGQLRKALLSYCQYSSRYPRYLNGENPNTFDPRWSNGSVMDIGYYCLAAAVTLWGAPTRVQASATLLESGVDAHGVVLLSYGDFDVTILHSKVSDSSLPSEIQGEAGALLIEKLAECQQLIFAPRGGEKQVLSQPQHSNTMRYEAADFVRLVEQRQVEHPALAVSRTTAALLTEIRRQTGVVFPADRAAV